From Fundidesulfovibrio terrae, a single genomic window includes:
- a CDS encoding sigma-70 family RNA polymerase sigma factor has product MSIQEDSPEEKKLLPPDVEDDPDSVDASDEENIQEEPALEEDSAGETPEEDTFNLPAHKIPSVPATGRDNLHVYLREISKFPLLNPDEEFELARRVRDNADQRAAFRLVTSHLRLVVKIAMDFQRRWAQNVSDLIQEGNVGLMRAVKKFDPDKGIKFSYYAAYWIKAYILKFIMDNWRLVRIGTTQAQRTLFYNLNKERQRLTSLGFDPSVSNISKSLKVSETDVLEMDQRMARNDLSLDITLGDDSSSTRLDYLPALTPGIEEMLAKDEIAGLVEKHLQTIMPSLSDKERDLLEQRILSDSPVTLREIGAKYGITRERVRQIETRLLDKIRDHFVKRIGDFSTEWIRKEE; this is encoded by the coding sequence ATGAGCATCCAAGAGGATTCCCCCGAGGAGAAGAAACTCCTCCCCCCCGACGTCGAGGATGACCCCGACTCCGTCGACGCGTCCGACGAGGAGAACATCCAGGAAGAACCCGCCCTGGAAGAAGATTCCGCCGGCGAAACGCCGGAAGAGGACACGTTCAACCTTCCTGCGCACAAGATCCCCTCGGTCCCGGCCACGGGGCGCGACAACCTGCACGTCTACCTGCGCGAGATCAGCAAGTTTCCGCTCTTGAACCCCGACGAGGAGTTCGAACTGGCCCGGCGCGTGCGCGACAACGCCGACCAGCGCGCGGCCTTCAGGCTGGTCACTTCGCACCTGCGCCTGGTGGTCAAGATCGCCATGGACTTCCAGCGCCGCTGGGCCCAGAACGTGTCCGACCTCATCCAGGAAGGCAACGTGGGGCTCATGCGGGCGGTGAAGAAGTTCGACCCCGACAAGGGCATCAAGTTCTCCTACTACGCCGCCTACTGGATCAAGGCGTACATCCTCAAATTCATCATGGACAACTGGCGGCTGGTGCGCATCGGCACCACCCAGGCCCAGCGCACCCTGTTCTACAACTTGAACAAGGAGCGCCAGCGCCTGACCTCGCTGGGGTTCGACCCGTCGGTGTCCAACATCTCCAAGAGCCTCAAGGTCTCGGAGACGGACGTCCTGGAGATGGACCAGCGCATGGCCCGCAACGACCTCTCCCTGGACATCACCCTGGGGGACGATTCCTCGTCCACGCGCCTGGACTACCTGCCCGCCCTCACCCCTGGCATCGAGGAGATGCTGGCCAAGGACGAGATCGCGGGCCTGGTGGAAAAGCACCTCCAGACCATCATGCCCAGCCTCTCCGACAAGGAGCGCGACCTCCTGGAGCAGCGCATCCTTTCCGACAGCCCCGTGACCCTGCGCGAGATCGGGGCCAAGTACGGCATCACCCGCGAACGGGTGCGCCAGATCGAAACCAGGCTTCTGGACAAGATTCGCGACCACTTCGTCAAACGCATCGGCGACTTCTCCACCGAGTGGATTCGCAAGGAAGAGTGA
- a CDS encoding tetratricopeptide repeat protein, with product MQKIACAILAALALSVAACAPKKAAVSVDPSAKGLSQGAATDYYFLLYQELSRKGQPREAALVLEKLIELAPSPDLYRDLANLYWGLGDPEKTREVLAEGLKKFPDEKILHFYQANSYLLQRRFDEAIAILKNYLATHPKDQTTSQELGAVYMEAGRFQETLDFLAQVPREKRTPAMAYYEAKALAGLNKRKQAMDKLHQALREDPNLLAAWSELAYLHEQAGELRQAEEAYRRIMDLGEDGPEVWTRLIRLAIKEKNEAKAIEFLEKAPADRTFLFEVMGMFVDAGYQQGAAKVLERLAQDQPGNPDVLFLQAMIAVDKEKNLEKAFTLLSQIPKGHKYYDKSLTTRIQLALDAGQPERAWPLIREGRETYPDRIEFWFFEAIYHDKKGDLAKSAEVYREAAAKWPGSTEALYRYGVALERMKNREESLKVMERILTLEPGNPDALNFVGYALAEDGRDLDRALDLVSKALLTSPENPYYIDSLAWVHFKRGDLKKAWAEIQRAVAKPMEDPAIWEHYGDIAKAMGNRKDAAKGYSRALEMGASNAGEIKGKLDRLK from the coding sequence ATGCAGAAAATCGCTTGCGCCATCCTCGCGGCCCTGGCCCTGTCCGTGGCCGCCTGCGCGCCCAAGAAAGCCGCCGTTTCCGTTGACCCCTCCGCCAAGGGGCTCTCCCAGGGAGCAGCGACGGACTATTATTTCCTGCTCTACCAGGAGCTCAGCCGCAAGGGGCAGCCCCGCGAAGCCGCCCTGGTGCTGGAGAAGCTCATTGAGCTGGCTCCCTCGCCCGACCTTTACCGCGACCTGGCCAACCTCTATTGGGGCCTGGGCGATCCGGAGAAGACCCGCGAGGTGCTTGCCGAGGGCCTGAAGAAATTCCCGGACGAGAAGATCCTGCACTTCTACCAGGCCAACTCCTACCTGCTGCAGCGCCGCTTCGACGAGGCCATCGCCATCCTCAAGAACTACCTCGCGACCCACCCCAAGGACCAGACCACCAGCCAGGAGTTGGGGGCCGTGTACATGGAGGCCGGACGCTTCCAGGAGACCCTGGACTTCCTGGCCCAGGTTCCCCGGGAGAAGCGCACCCCGGCCATGGCCTATTACGAAGCCAAGGCCCTGGCGGGCCTGAACAAGCGCAAGCAGGCCATGGACAAGCTCCACCAGGCCCTGCGCGAGGACCCCAACCTTCTGGCCGCATGGTCCGAGTTGGCCTACCTGCACGAGCAGGCGGGCGAACTGCGCCAGGCCGAGGAAGCCTACCGCCGCATCATGGACCTGGGCGAGGACGGCCCCGAGGTCTGGACCAGGCTCATCAGGCTGGCCATCAAAGAGAAAAACGAAGCCAAGGCCATTGAATTTCTGGAAAAAGCTCCCGCAGACCGGACCTTCCTCTTCGAGGTCATGGGCATGTTCGTTGATGCCGGCTATCAGCAGGGCGCGGCCAAGGTGCTGGAGCGCCTGGCCCAGGACCAGCCGGGCAATCCCGACGTGCTCTTCCTCCAGGCCATGATCGCCGTGGACAAGGAAAAGAACCTGGAAAAGGCGTTCACCCTGCTTTCCCAGATCCCCAAGGGCCATAAATACTACGACAAGAGCCTGACCACCCGTATCCAACTGGCCCTGGACGCTGGTCAGCCCGAACGCGCGTGGCCTCTCATCCGGGAAGGCCGCGAGACCTACCCCGATCGCATCGAATTCTGGTTCTTCGAGGCCATCTATCACGACAAGAAGGGCGATCTGGCCAAGTCCGCCGAGGTCTACCGCGAAGCCGCGGCCAAATGGCCCGGAAGCACCGAGGCCCTTTACCGCTACGGAGTGGCCCTCGAGCGCATGAAGAACCGCGAGGAATCCCTCAAGGTCATGGAGCGCATCCTGACCCTGGAGCCGGGCAACCCCGACGCCCTCAACTTCGTGGGCTACGCCCTGGCCGAGGACGGACGCGACCTGGACCGCGCCCTGGACCTGGTGAGCAAGGCCCTGCTCACGAGCCCTGAAAATCCCTACTATATCGACTCCCTGGCCTGGGTGCACTTCAAGCGCGGCGACCTCAAGAAAGCCTGGGCCGAAATCCAGCGCGCCGTGGCCAAACCCATGGAAGACCCGGCCATTTGGGAGCACTACGGCGACATCGCCAAGGCCATGGGCAACCGCAAGGACGCTGCCAAAGGATACTCCCGCGCCCTGGAGATGGGGGCGTCCAACGCAGGCGAGATCAAGGGCAAGCTGGACCGCCTGAAATGA